Sequence from the Thermoplasmata archaeon genome:
GATACATTACAGGATTAAAAGAGAAAAATGTAAGGGCGAACAAATTTGATCTGATAGAGATTATGAATGGCAGATGTCTGACTCACAACAATAAACGATCTGAGATTTTGGCCAAGTCTCTGAATCTTCCGGTTTCAGCAGGAAGCGATGCTCATTATCTGGAAGAGCTTGGCAGGGTATATTTAGAGCTCGAGAATCTTTCAATTGAGGGTATGTTAAAAAATGCAAATCATGCAGATGGGAGCTCTCGTGACATTAAAGGAACGATAAAATATAGTGGAAAAGTTGTGAAAGAGTGGATTCACAGAGACTTCAAAAGAATTTAGGGATTAAGGCTATAATATTTGTAATTGCCACTGTATTTTTCCATCTGCATCAATAGCTCTTTCTCGCTTTCTAACAAATAGTAATGTGACCTTTCAACAGAGCTTAAATATTGCATTAAGCTTGCAGCTTCGCCATCTTTTAGTTTTTTAGCCAGATCCTGGTAGAATATTGCAGTTTTTTCTTCCGCATCCATAGCCTGTATTAATATATCATATAATGGCTCATTTTTGTGTATCTCTATCTGTGGTAATGGTACCTTCGTGCTAGGTGGAATTTCCAGCTCTCTATCCTGAAACTTTATGTGAAATATATTTTCTAAGAGCTCTTTATGTTTACCTTCCTCTTTTGCTAAGAACTCCAGTTTCTCTTTCAATAGCTTATTTTTAGCCATCTGCGATACCTGCAGATATATTTTCTCGGAATCTATTTCTGCCCTGATCGCCATTTCTAACATTTCTTCAATCTCGCCCATAATATCACCTGTTAATAGATTAATAGCATTCGAAATAAATAGTTTTCTAAAAATGATGAAATAATTTAAAAAATAAAATATTATGGACCAATATGCATCATTTCAGAATATTGATCATAGTTTTCGAAGTTTAATAGCAGTTCTCGTTCACTTTTTAATAGATAATAA
This genomic interval carries:
- a CDS encoding PHP domain-containing protein; the protein is MRVDFHVHSKYSPDSSTEPKDLIKYAKKIGLAGFAITDHNSFGAYETVKDEKEIMIIPGIEVSTLSGHVIGLWVKGNIPKDMSVEETIIKIHESGGIAVAVHPYRYITGLKEKNVRANKFDLIEIMNGRCLTHNNKRSEILAKSLNLPVSAGSDAHYLEELGRVYLELENLSIEGMLKNANHADGSSRDIKGTIKYSGKVVKEWIHRDFKRI
- a CDS encoding ferritin family protein, producing the protein MGEIEEMLEMAIRAEIDSEKIYLQVSQMAKNKLLKEKLEFLAKEEGKHKELLENIFHIKFQDRELEIPPSTKVPLPQIEIHKNEPLYDILIQAMDAEEKTAIFYQDLAKKLKDGEAASLMQYLSSVERSHYYLLESEKELLMQMEKYSGNYKYYSLNP